The following are from one region of the Hymenobacter sp. YIM 151858-1 genome:
- a CDS encoding LysM peptidoglycan-binding domain-containing protein, translating to MLFSLNWLPVVVSLLAPAAPAAADARAPGNTAAEAPSVDNLLSRLSAAISRLQTLRCTVKASERHDGAYQQALTQMKVSSSPLRVYLRTNKGIEVLWVQGQNDGDAWVYPNKFPYVTLSLDPNGSLMRRTQHHSVTDAGYGTIADLIRMAPQRSEAYRRSFRYAGDTTVQGRLCYLLRSDFPQFRYISHKTTAGETVGKIAERYGCGEYRIAERNNVDYTSPLPAGRVLQVPNAYGRRTILCVEQKSMLPLAVAVWDDKGLFESFEFSQVVANQPIAAAEFTKDYKGYKF from the coding sequence ATGTTGTTTTCGCTGAACTGGCTCCCGGTTGTGGTTTCGCTCCTTGCTCCTGCTGCCCCTGCGGCTGCCGATGCCCGGGCACCTGGGAACACCGCCGCCGAGGCACCTTCCGTCGATAACCTGCTCTCGCGCTTGTCAGCGGCCATCAGCCGGCTGCAAACCCTGCGCTGCACCGTGAAAGCCAGCGAGCGGCACGACGGCGCTTACCAGCAGGCCCTCACGCAAATGAAGGTAAGCAGCTCGCCGCTGCGCGTGTATTTGCGCACCAACAAGGGCATTGAGGTGCTGTGGGTGCAAGGCCAGAACGACGGCGACGCCTGGGTGTACCCCAACAAGTTTCCGTACGTAACGCTCAGCCTCGACCCCAACGGCTCGCTGATGCGCCGCACGCAGCACCATTCGGTAACCGATGCCGGCTACGGCACCATTGCCGACCTCATCCGGATGGCCCCGCAACGCTCCGAGGCCTACCGCCGCTCGTTCCGCTACGCCGGCGACACCACCGTGCAGGGCCGCCTGTGCTACCTGCTGCGCTCCGATTTTCCGCAGTTCCGCTACATCAGCCACAAAACTACCGCCGGCGAAACCGTGGGCAAAATTGCCGAGCGCTACGGCTGCGGCGAGTACCGCATTGCCGAGCGCAACAACGTAGACTACACCTCGCCGCTGCCCGCGGGCCGCGTGCTGCAAGTGCCCAACGCCTACGGCCGCCGCACCATTTTGTGCGTGGAGCAAAAAAGCATGCTGCCGCTGGCCGTGGCCGTGTGGGACGACAAAGGCCTGTTTGAGTCGTTCGAGTTTTCGCAGGTAGTGGCCAACCAGCCCATCGCCGCCGCCGAGTTCACGAAGGATTACAAAGGCTACAAGTTTTAA
- a CDS encoding YciI family protein, whose translation MSMYVVSLRLPDYFDEEFVALIPRHRAFINSLIEDNVVVSYAISADRSRGWVTMQGPNAESVRAVVEQFPLYRFLKHVEIDELFVFDSSASRLPKISLN comes from the coding sequence ATGAGCATGTACGTAGTGTCGTTGCGCTTACCCGACTACTTCGACGAGGAATTCGTTGCCTTAATCCCGCGCCATCGGGCATTCATCAACAGCCTCATCGAAGACAACGTGGTGGTGTCGTACGCCATCAGCGCCGATCGTTCGCGCGGCTGGGTTACCATGCAAGGGCCCAACGCCGAAAGCGTGCGGGCCGTGGTAGAGCAGTTTCCGCTGTACCGGTTTCTGAAGCACGTCGAAATCGACGAGTTGTTTGTGTTCGACAGCTCGGCTTCGCGCCTGCCCAAAATCAGCCTTAATTAG
- a CDS encoding glycosyltransferase family 2 protein: MHFAIITPTHNRAAYLPEAVQSVRASVLAPLPEASYEHLILDNACADDTAGFLNEATGWEGPPIRSWQHAGPEPMAPGAARHLLIGHAQPESWLVPLDDDDLLLQRTLYHYGAQMGAHPGKQWFVADFLRVDEERRYMPGEDYYTWRFDTPADMLRAIFKAEHFIQGNVCFSHALYREVGGYDEQLRMAEDLDLYVRFLLAGHLPVLCPHISHLHRFHRSNVSIGVDAARHGADLQVIYDKYAAPLKALGVAAPQ, encoded by the coding sequence ATGCATTTTGCTATCATCACCCCAACGCACAACCGCGCCGCCTACCTGCCCGAAGCCGTGCAGAGCGTGCGCGCCAGCGTGCTGGCCCCGCTGCCCGAGGCCAGCTACGAGCACCTCATCCTCGACAACGCCTGCGCCGACGATACCGCCGGTTTTCTGAACGAAGCCACCGGCTGGGAGGGCCCGCCCATCCGGAGCTGGCAGCACGCCGGCCCCGAGCCTATGGCGCCCGGCGCAGCGCGGCACCTGCTCATCGGCCATGCCCAACCCGAGAGCTGGTTGGTGCCCCTCGACGACGACGACCTCCTGCTGCAGCGCACACTCTACCACTACGGGGCCCAAATGGGCGCCCACCCGGGCAAGCAGTGGTTTGTGGCCGATTTTCTGCGGGTTGATGAGGAGCGGCGCTACATGCCCGGCGAGGATTATTACACCTGGCGCTTCGATACGCCCGCCGACATGCTGCGCGCCATTTTCAAGGCCGAGCACTTCATTCAGGGCAACGTGTGCTTTAGCCACGCGCTGTACCGCGAGGTGGGCGGCTACGACGAGCAGCTGCGCATGGCCGAAGACCTGGACCTGTACGTGCGCTTCCTGCTGGCGGGGCACCTGCCCGTGTTGTGCCCGCACATCAGCCACCTGCATCGCTTCCATCGCTCCAACGTGAGCATCGGGGTTGATGCGGCCCGCCACGGCGCCGATCTGCAGGTGATTTACGATAAGTACGCCGCGCCGCTGAAGGCCCTGGGCGTGGCGGCGCCGCAGTAG
- a CDS encoding metal-dependent hydrolase family protein, which yields MTLLSRVGKLALAGALLWRSGQLAAQTPAPAPAAMLLQPAAVFDGETLHPGWAVLVEGDRIKSVGPASQLQAPAAARTVPLPGLTLLPGLIEGHSHLLLHPYNETSWNDQVLLESQALRVARATVHARQTLQAGFTTARDLGTEGAGYADVGLKQAIDQGLIPGPRLLIATRALVATGCYGPKLSADVEVPQGAQEVSGADEIVRAVREQIGKGADVVKVYADYRLSAAGPSVPTFSQDELNLLVTTARSLGRPVVAHASTPEGMRRATLAGVETIEHGDGGTAEVFKLMRQRGVALCPTVAAGDAISQYRGWRRGQKPEPERIVQKRQSMQAARKAGVTLAIGGDVGVFTHGDNVRELELLVQEFGLTPLEVLRGATSGNARLFHLPDRGRVAPNLLADLVAVQGDPTTDVQALRHVQWVMKGGAVYRQP from the coding sequence ATGACGCTTTTATCGCGCGTGGGTAAGCTGGCCCTGGCCGGTGCCCTGTTGTGGCGCAGCGGCCAGCTCGCTGCCCAAACGCCCGCCCCTGCCCCGGCTGCCATGCTGCTGCAACCGGCAGCCGTTTTCGATGGCGAAACGCTGCACCCCGGCTGGGCCGTGCTGGTTGAAGGCGACCGAATAAAGTCGGTGGGCCCGGCCAGCCAGCTGCAAGCTCCGGCGGCAGCGCGCACGGTGCCGCTGCCCGGCCTCACCTTGCTGCCTGGCCTGATCGAAGGGCACTCGCACCTGCTGCTGCACCCCTACAACGAAACCTCCTGGAACGACCAGGTGCTGCTCGAATCGCAGGCCCTGCGCGTGGCCCGCGCTACCGTGCACGCCCGCCAAACCTTGCAAGCCGGCTTTACCACCGCCCGCGACCTGGGCACCGAAGGCGCCGGGTACGCCGATGTGGGCCTGAAGCAAGCCATCGACCAGGGCCTGATACCCGGCCCTAGGTTGCTGATTGCCACCCGAGCCCTGGTGGCCACGGGTTGCTACGGCCCCAAGCTTTCGGCCGATGTGGAGGTGCCCCAAGGAGCGCAGGAAGTTAGCGGCGCCGATGAAATTGTGCGGGCCGTGCGCGAGCAAATCGGCAAGGGCGCCGACGTAGTAAAGGTGTATGCCGATTACCGCCTTTCGGCCGCCGGCCCTTCGGTACCCACGTTCTCGCAGGACGAGCTGAACCTGCTGGTAACCACGGCCCGCTCCCTGGGCCGGCCGGTGGTGGCGCACGCCTCCACGCCCGAGGGCATGCGCCGCGCCACGCTGGCCGGCGTCGAAACCATTGAGCACGGCGACGGCGGCACCGCCGAGGTGTTTAAGCTGATGCGGCAGCGCGGGGTAGCCTTATGCCCCACCGTAGCCGCCGGCGACGCCATTTCGCAGTACCGCGGGTGGCGCCGGGGCCAAAAGCCCGAGCCCGAGCGCATTGTGCAAAAGCGCCAGAGCATGCAAGCCGCCCGCAAAGCCGGCGTAACCCTGGCCATTGGCGGCGACGTAGGCGTATTTACCCACGGCGACAACGTGCGCGAGCTGGAGTTGCTGGTGCAAGAGTTTGGCTTGACGCCGTTGGAGGTGCTGCGCGGTGCTACCAGCGGCAACGCCCGGCTGTTTCACCTGCCCGATAGGGGCCGCGTGGCGCCCAACCTGCTGGCCGACCTGGTAGCCGTGCAAGGCGACCCCACCACCGATGTGCAGGCCCTAAGGCACGTGCAATGGGTGATGAAGGGCGGCGCCGTATACCGGCAGCCCTAG
- a CDS encoding metallophosphoesterase, with amino-acid sequence MDDAHALRPLCRGTGLALLLWVITSPISCGQRFACIGDYGFEGPNLQQVAGLIKTWNPEFIITTGDNNYDFGAKETIDRNIGQYFHDYIYPYSGTYGAASPKAENRFFPSIGNHDVYTESGKPYRDFFSLPGNERYYEFTRGNLHFFVVNSDPSEPDGTSSSSVQAQWLKQQLAASNKPWKVVYFHHAPYSSGHYGNIEYMQWPFKAWGASLVMAGHNHHYERLTVDGLTYIVNGLGGRSLYGIGAKKSFTQALYAGDYGAMLLEASANTLSMKFITRTGIEIDAATLVRVGAPLPVTLTAFQATRRGSEAVLAWSTANELRNRGFGIEVSTDGTAYRTLAFVPATGRTTQQPQHYTYRDTEPNKSDMRYYRLRQEDEDGKQNYFGPVPVRFDPMAVALSTYPNPFEEELTLEILAETTAAATITLTDNLGRVVWQAARAVQPGANRVQLVPGLSKGLYQATVLLNGKVLSQRLVKQ; translated from the coding sequence ATGGACGATGCACACGCTTTGCGCCCCCTTTGCCGGGGCACCGGGTTGGCCTTGTTGCTTTGGGTGATTACATCGCCCATCAGTTGCGGCCAACGTTTTGCGTGCATCGGCGACTACGGCTTCGAGGGGCCGAATTTGCAGCAGGTAGCGGGGCTGATTAAAACCTGGAACCCCGAGTTCATCATCACGACGGGCGACAACAACTACGATTTCGGAGCGAAGGAAACCATCGACCGGAACATCGGCCAGTACTTCCACGATTACATCTACCCGTACTCCGGAACCTACGGCGCGGCGTCGCCCAAAGCCGAAAACCGCTTTTTCCCGAGCATCGGCAACCACGATGTGTATACCGAAAGCGGCAAACCCTACCGGGATTTTTTTTCCCTGCCCGGCAACGAGCGGTACTACGAGTTTACGCGCGGCAACCTGCATTTCTTCGTCGTCAACAGCGACCCGAGCGAACCGGACGGCACCAGCAGCAGCTCGGTGCAGGCCCAGTGGCTGAAGCAACAACTGGCCGCCTCAAACAAGCCCTGGAAGGTGGTGTACTTTCACCACGCGCCGTACTCCTCGGGCCACTACGGCAACATCGAGTACATGCAGTGGCCGTTTAAGGCGTGGGGGGCTTCGTTGGTGATGGCCGGGCACAACCACCACTACGAGCGGCTTACGGTGGACGGCCTCACGTACATCGTGAACGGCCTGGGCGGCCGAAGCCTGTACGGCATCGGGGCCAAAAAAAGCTTTACGCAGGCGTTGTACGCCGGCGACTACGGCGCCATGCTGCTGGAAGCCTCAGCCAATACCCTGAGCATGAAATTTATAACCCGCACGGGCATTGAGATTGACGCGGCCACGCTGGTGCGCGTGGGTGCGCCCCTGCCCGTTACGCTCACCGCGTTTCAGGCCACGCGGCGCGGCTCCGAGGCCGTACTGGCCTGGTCGACGGCCAACGAACTGCGCAACCGCGGTTTCGGCATCGAAGTCTCGACCGACGGTACCGCCTACCGCACGCTGGCGTTTGTGCCGGCTACTGGCCGTACCACGCAACAGCCCCAGCACTACACCTACCGCGACACCGAGCCCAACAAAAGCGACATGCGCTACTACCGCTTGCGGCAGGAAGACGAAGACGGCAAACAAAACTACTTTGGCCCCGTGCCCGTGCGCTTCGACCCCATGGCCGTGGCCCTGAGCACCTACCCAAATCCTTTCGAGGAAGAGCTAACCCTGGAAATATTGGCCGAAACCACCGCTGCCGCCACCATTACCCTAACCGACAACCTAGGGCGGGTGGTGTGGCAGGCTGCCCGGGCGGTGCAGCCCGGCGCCAACCGCGTGCAGCTGGTGCCAGGGCTGAGCAAGGGCTTGTACCAGGCCACCGTGCTGCTCAACGGCAAGGTGCTGAGCCAGCGGCTGGTGAAGCAGTAA
- a CDS encoding S46 family peptidase, with amino-acid sequence MAKRFVSGSWLRRLAAFWLLLLPAAARADEGMWLPMLLKQLNEADMQQKGLKLSAEDIYSVNRGSLKDAVVQFGGGCTGEIISNEGLLLTNHHCGYGQIQQHSSVEKDYLTNGYWAMSREQELPNPGLTATFIVRMEDVTGPILQGLPANMPEAEREQAVQQRSAQVAHKATEGTHYKAFVRPMFGGGEYYLFVTEVFEDVRLVGAPPSSIGKFGGDTDNWMWPRHTGDFSIFRIYAGPDNKPAPYSPQNKPFRPRHALPISLSGVRPGDFTLVFGFPGRTNEYLTSWGVDEVYSVSDPARVKIRDTKLRLLDQDMKASDKVRIQYAAKYASLANYWKKWQGEMRGLKRLDAVRRKQQQEQQFGQWVQQGDATRQAAYGQILSQLEQQYKLARPYVVARDYATEAALGIELIAYANSLQNLVDLIQAKAPQAELQAAIEKARKGTSNFFRNYSAPTDRKVAAALLPLYAEGTPTELLPAYVKQLRAQHTSPEAWQRYVGALFARSKLTADSDAQRVLDELAKGNAAALLTDPAYQLAAPIVATYRQQVLPTYTQTQDQITLLQRTYIAGLRQWQPERKFYPDANSTLRVAYGQVAGYQPADGVQYEYYTTLDGIMEKAAPLNPDFEVPKRLAELYQQKDYGPYAVNGTVPVAFTATNHTTGGNSGSPVINGRGELIGINFDRNWEGTMSDIMYDPERVRNITLDVRYMLFVVDKYAGASHLIKEMNLVGGADQNQPAEAGSDKKARKQKVKVKREKATS; translated from the coding sequence GTGGCAAAACGTTTCGTATCTGGTTCCTGGTTGCGCCGCCTGGCGGCGTTTTGGCTGTTGTTGTTGCCCGCCGCGGCCCGCGCCGACGAAGGCATGTGGCTGCCTATGCTGCTGAAGCAGCTTAACGAGGCCGACATGCAGCAAAAAGGGCTAAAGCTCTCGGCCGAAGATATTTACTCCGTCAACCGCGGCTCGCTGAAGGATGCCGTGGTGCAGTTTGGGGGCGGCTGCACCGGCGAAATCATCAGCAACGAAGGCCTGCTGCTCACCAACCACCACTGCGGCTACGGCCAGATTCAGCAGCACTCGTCGGTTGAGAAAGACTACCTCACCAACGGCTACTGGGCCATGTCGCGCGAGCAGGAGCTGCCCAACCCCGGCCTCACCGCCACTTTCATCGTGCGGATGGAGGACGTAACGGGGCCGATTTTGCAGGGCTTGCCGGCCAACATGCCCGAGGCCGAGCGCGAGCAGGCGGTGCAGCAGCGCAGCGCCCAGGTGGCGCACAAAGCCACCGAAGGCACGCACTACAAAGCCTTTGTGCGCCCCATGTTTGGCGGCGGCGAGTACTACTTGTTCGTAACGGAAGTATTTGAGGACGTGCGCCTCGTGGGGGCGCCGCCGAGCAGCATCGGCAAGTTTGGCGGCGACACCGACAACTGGATGTGGCCCCGCCACACCGGCGACTTCAGCATCTTCCGGATTTACGCCGGCCCCGACAACAAACCGGCCCCCTACTCGCCGCAGAACAAGCCCTTCCGGCCCCGCCACGCGCTGCCCATTTCGCTTAGCGGCGTACGACCCGGCGACTTTACGCTGGTGTTCGGCTTTCCGGGCCGTACCAACGAGTACCTCACCTCGTGGGGCGTTGATGAGGTCTATTCCGTATCGGACCCGGCGAGGGTGAAAATCCGCGACACGAAGCTGCGCCTGCTCGACCAGGACATGAAGGCCTCCGACAAGGTGCGCATTCAGTACGCGGCCAAGTACGCCTCGCTGGCCAACTACTGGAAAAAGTGGCAGGGCGAAATGCGCGGCCTGAAACGCCTCGATGCCGTGCGCCGCAAGCAGCAGCAGGAGCAGCAATTTGGCCAATGGGTGCAGCAAGGCGACGCTACGCGCCAAGCCGCCTACGGCCAGATCCTGAGCCAGCTGGAGCAACAGTACAAGTTGGCGCGGCCCTACGTGGTAGCCCGCGACTACGCCACCGAAGCCGCCCTGGGCATCGAACTGATTGCTTACGCTAACAGCCTGCAAAACCTCGTCGACCTGATCCAGGCCAAGGCCCCGCAAGCCGAGCTGCAGGCGGCCATCGAGAAGGCCCGCAAGGGCACCAGCAACTTCTTCCGGAACTACTCGGCCCCTACCGACCGCAAAGTGGCCGCTGCGCTGCTGCCGCTCTACGCCGAGGGCACGCCCACCGAGCTGCTGCCAGCTTACGTGAAGCAGCTGCGCGCGCAGCATACCTCGCCCGAGGCCTGGCAGCGTTACGTCGGCGCGTTGTTCGCCCGCAGCAAGCTGACCGCTGATTCCGACGCCCAACGCGTACTCGATGAGCTGGCCAAAGGCAATGCCGCCGCCTTGCTCACCGACCCCGCCTACCAGCTGGCCGCGCCCATTGTGGCTACGTACCGCCAGCAGGTGCTGCCCACCTACACCCAAACCCAGGACCAGATTACCCTGCTGCAGCGCACCTACATTGCCGGCTTGCGCCAGTGGCAGCCCGAGCGCAAGTTTTACCCCGATGCCAACTCCACCCTGCGCGTAGCCTACGGCCAGGTGGCCGGCTACCAACCCGCCGACGGCGTGCAGTACGAATACTACACCACCCTCGACGGCATCATGGAAAAAGCCGCCCCCCTGAACCCCGACTTTGAAGTGCCCAAGCGCCTGGCCGAGCTGTATCAGCAAAAAGACTACGGCCCCTACGCCGTAAATGGCACTGTGCCGGTGGCCTTTACGGCCACCAACCACACCACCGGCGGCAACAGCGGCTCGCCCGTCATCAACGGCCGCGGCGAGCTGATCGGCATCAACTTCGACCGCAACTGGGAGGGCACCATGTCGGACATCATGTACGACCCCGAGCGCGTGCGCAACATTACCTTGGATGTTCGCTACATGCTGTTCGTGGTGGATAAATACGCCGGAGCCTCGCACCTTATCAAGGAAATGAACCTGGTGGGCGGTGCCGACCAGAACCAGCCCGCCGAGGCCGGCTCCGACAAAAAAGCCAGGAAGCAGAAGGTGAAAGTTAAGCGCGAAAAAGCCACTTCCTGA
- a CDS encoding DUF4184 family protein — protein sequence MPFTFSHAAAVVPLARWVRLPLSALVVGSLSPDLIYFMQLKASGNIGHTLPGLFVFCLPVGLAALWLWHEVAKLAAVALLPPWVRARTLHVAHQPFRFGPGRRLVQVAAAILLGALTHIAWDAFTHVDGWVAERVPLFQQLLPFPGFGSMPVYKLAQLLSTAVGAALLAWWARQWLGQQPAHSIAVPKLRHRRAWLAGLVLAAAAAGVLYARSHAAPLMAYPELRVFTLRIIITTCTAFWLGLLAFAGWYRWRYQPHLGHPVPAPTSGPAPKRPRHSAPK from the coding sequence ATGCCCTTCACCTTCAGTCATGCAGCCGCTGTGGTACCCTTGGCGCGTTGGGTGCGTTTGCCGCTCTCGGCCCTGGTGGTGGGCAGCCTCAGCCCCGATCTGATTTACTTTATGCAGCTGAAAGCCAGCGGCAACATCGGCCACACGTTGCCGGGGCTGTTCGTTTTTTGCCTGCCCGTGGGCCTGGCGGCGCTGTGGCTGTGGCACGAGGTAGCCAAGCTGGCGGCCGTGGCGTTGCTGCCGCCGTGGGTGCGGGCGCGCACGCTGCACGTGGCGCATCAGCCCTTTCGGTTTGGGCCGGGGCGGCGCCTGGTGCAAGTGGCCGCGGCCATTTTGCTAGGTGCTCTTACACATATTGCCTGGGATGCCTTTACGCACGTCGATGGCTGGGTGGCCGAGCGCGTGCCTTTGTTTCAGCAGTTGCTGCCGTTCCCGGGGTTTGGCAGCATGCCCGTATACAAGCTGGCGCAGCTGCTCAGCACGGCGGTGGGGGCGGCCTTGCTGGCGTGGTGGGCCCGGCAATGGCTAGGCCAGCAGCCCGCGCACAGCATTGCGGTGCCTAAGCTGCGGCACCGGCGGGCATGGCTGGCTGGTTTGGTGCTTGCGGCTGCCGCCGCGGGCGTGCTCTACGCCCGCTCGCACGCCGCGCCGCTGATGGCTTACCCCGAGCTGCGCGTGTTTACGTTGCGCATCATCATTACTACCTGCACGGCCTTTTGGCTGGGCCTGCTGGCCTTTGCCGGCTGGTACCGTTGGCGGTACCAGCCGCACCTAGGGCATCCGGTGCCCGCGCCTACGAGTGGCCCAGCTCCGAAACGGCCGCGGCATTCTGCGCCGAAGTAG
- a CDS encoding YkvA family protein translates to MSSLADKGLQISKNAIFSLFMSRAGKLLGKPFKVVLVLNEVADKLSSAESKDNKFKQLLDAGRSLVRLVQAYVNGSYRQIETGTIVSGLAVLLYTLSPIDLVPDFIPVLGFLDDLSLLSWFIGKFQSEIRRFREWEATGATATEAPAAGLPLEASATSAQNAAAVSELGHS, encoded by the coding sequence ATGTCTTCACTTGCTGATAAAGGCCTTCAGATTTCGAAAAACGCAATTTTTAGCTTGTTTATGAGCCGCGCCGGCAAGCTGCTGGGCAAGCCGTTTAAGGTGGTATTGGTGCTCAACGAAGTAGCCGATAAATTATCCAGCGCCGAAAGCAAAGACAACAAATTCAAGCAGTTGCTCGATGCCGGCCGTTCGCTGGTGCGCCTGGTGCAGGCCTACGTAAACGGCTCGTACCGGCAAATCGAAACCGGCACCATTGTATCGGGTTTGGCGGTGCTGCTCTACACGTTGTCGCCCATCGATTTGGTGCCCGACTTTATTCCGGTGCTGGGTTTCTTGGATGATTTGAGCCTGCTGAGCTGGTTTATCGGCAAGTTTCAGAGCGAAATCCGCCGTTTCCGCGAGTGGGAAGCTACTGGCGCTACCGCCACGGAAGCACCCGCTGCCGGTTTGCCTTTGGAAGCTTCGGCTACTTCGGCGCAGAATGCCGCGGCCGTTTCGGAGCTGGGCCACTCGTAG